From the Deinococcus carri genome, one window contains:
- a CDS encoding iron-sulfur cluster assembly accessory protein — MKPPQLTPAALAQIRTLGSVLRVSLEPGGGCGTAYAFALAAQPGDLTHDLGSVTLALSPEVARVLTGARLDYGARLKPPRFRVLAHPNTPHRCACNRSFGVPFPGRVTPECRAYQPMLWNLPECP, encoded by the coding sequence ATGAAGCCCCCGCAGCTCACGCCCGCCGCGCTCGCGCAGATTCGCACGCTGGGAAGCGTTCTGCGCGTGAGTCTGGAACCGGGCGGCGGCTGCGGGACGGCTTATGCCTTTGCACTCGCTGCCCAGCCCGGCGACCTGACGCATGACCTCGGCAGCGTCACACTGGCCCTCAGCCCGGAGGTGGCGAGGGTACTGACCGGGGCGCGGCTGGATTACGGCGCACGCCTGAAGCCGCCGCGCTTCCGGGTGCTGGCGCACCCCAACACGCCGCACCGCTGCGCCTGCAACCGCAGTTTTGGCGTCCCGTTCCCCGGCAGGGTCACCCCCGAGTGCCGGGCCTACCAGCCGATGCTATGGAATCTGCCAGAGTGCCCATGA
- a CDS encoding (deoxy)nucleoside triphosphate pyrophosphohydrolase, whose translation MMRTVVAGILEREGRVLVGQRARPAWAAGQWEFPGGKVEGGETLAEALAREWREELGAEVEVWGEVYRRELDTPAGAFTLVALRVHLLAGEPRPLEHRALAWVAPADLTRLPLLASNVPIAAALTAPA comes from the coding sequence ATGATGCGAACCGTCGTGGCAGGCATTCTGGAGCGCGAAGGGCGGGTGCTGGTCGGGCAGCGGGCGCGTCCGGCGTGGGCGGCGGGGCAGTGGGAGTTTCCAGGCGGCAAGGTCGAGGGCGGCGAGACGCTGGCCGAGGCCCTGGCCCGCGAGTGGCGCGAGGAACTGGGGGCGGAGGTGGAGGTGTGGGGGGAGGTCTACCGCCGCGAACTGGACACCCCAGCCGGGGCCTTCACGCTGGTGGCGCTGCGGGTGCACCTGCTGGCGGGCGAGCCGCGTCCGCTGGAGCACCGCGCCCTCGCCTGGGTGGCCCCCGCCGACCTGACGCGCCTGCCCCTCCTAGCGAGCAACGTGCCCATCGCGGCGGCGTTGACCGCTCCGGCCTGA